A part of Puntigrus tetrazona isolate hp1 chromosome 21, ASM1883169v1, whole genome shotgun sequence genomic DNA contains:
- the ompb gene encoding olfactory marker protein b — translation MSLELTFNPDTQLTEMMRLRVQSLQQRGQKRQDGERLLKSNEHVYRLDFSEQALHFTRWNIRISAPGRLNIIATSQLWTPDLTHLMTRQLLEPTGHFWKSAEDDLIQCYEADAQEFGERIAELAKVRKVMYFLFAFEDGLSPENIECSIEFQK, via the coding sequence ATGTCTCTTGAGCTGACGTTCAACCCCGATACACAGCTGACGGAGATGATGCGTCTGCGAGTACAGTCTCTGCAGCAGCGAGGCCAGAAACGCCAAGACGGAGAGCGTCTACTGAAGTCCAACGAGCACGTCTACCGCCTGGACTTCTCCGAGCAGGCCTTGCATTTCACCCGCTGGAACATCCGCATTTCTGCACCCGGCCGCCTCAACATCATCGCCACGTCCCAGCTCTGGACGCCCGACCTGACCCACCTCATGACCCGCCAGCTCCTCGAACCCACCGGCCACTTCTGGAAAAGCGCAGAAGACGATCTCATCCAGTGCTACGAGGCTGACGCTCAGGAGTTCGGCGAGAGGATAGCCGAGCTGGCCAAGGTCCGAAAGGTGATGTATTTTCTGTTCGCCTTTGAAGACGGCTTGAGTCCAGAGAACATTGAGTGCTCCATTGAGTTCCAGAAGTGA
- the capn5b gene encoding LOW QUALITY PROTEIN: calpain-5 (The sequence of the model RefSeq protein was modified relative to this genomic sequence to represent the inferred CDS: deleted 1 base in 1 codon) → MFSSVKAFEGQHYSTLKRQCLQSGRLFEDPLFPAVDDSLFYQGNRIGRVHWKRPGELCDDPHLFVDGISAHDLHQGQLGNCWFVAACSSLASRESLWQKVIPDWKEQEWDPEKADSYAGIFHFRFWRFGEWVDVVIDDRLPTVDNQLVYCHSNDSNEFWSALVEKAYAKVYGCYEALDGGNTADALVDFTGGVSEPMDLLEGQFAQDEVARNQLFERVLKVHNRDGLISCSIRATTVEDMEARLDCGLVKGHAYAVTDVRKVRLGHGLLAYFKSEKLHMIRMRNPWGEKEWSGPWSDSSEEWKKVSKSEREKLGVTVQDDGEFWMNFEDFCHYFTDLILCRLINTSYLSIHKTWEEEVMRGSWIHRDDPLRNRAGGCINHKATFLQNPQYVFDVRKVEDEVLICLQQKERRATPKEGKGENLAIGFDIHRVELNRKYRMHSAQQKVAGSIYINSRCVFLRKELKEGRYVIIPTTFDPGQQGEFLLRVFTDVPSDCKELTLDEPPQTCWTGMCGYPQLVTQVHVLSAKNLQGQDANGASDPYVIITCEGEKVRSPVHKDTRCPNFDVKGIFYRKKPKEGIHIEIYNKNVIVDTFLGQVTLFSDPNDRQEQHTVYLKDKGSRQDNNLPGTLTVRLITCTTLTNI, encoded by the exons GAGCTGTGCGATGATCCTCATTTGTTTGTGGATGGGATCAGTGCCCATGACCTGCACCAAGGGCAGCTGGGAAACTGCTGGTTTGTGGCGGCCTGCTCCAGCCTGGCTTCCCGAGAGTCACTGTGGCAAAAA GTTATCCCAGACTGGAAGGAGCAAGAATGGGATCCAGAGAAGGCAGACTCTTATGCAGGAATATTCCACTTCCGCTTCTGGCGGTTTGGGGAATGGGTGGACGTGGTGATCGATGACCGTCTCCCCACAGTGGATAATCAGCTGGTGTACTGCCATTCAAATGATAGCAACGAGTTCTGGAGTGCCCTTGTGGAAAAAGCCTATGCCAA AGTTTATGGCTGCTATGAGGCCCTGGATGGCGGAAACACGGCCGATGCCCTGGTGGACTTTACCGGCGGCGTGTCAGAACCCATGGACCTTCTGGAGGGCCAGTTTGCTCAGGATGAAGTCGCCAGAAACCAACTCTTCGAGAGAGTGCTCAAGGTTCATAATCGAGATGGCCTTATCAGCTGCTCTATCAGG gCAACCACAGTAGAGGACATGGAGGCGAGACTGGACTGTGGGTTAGTGAAAGGACATGCCTATGCGGTGACCGACGTTCGCAAGGTCCGTCTGGGACACGGCCTGCTGGCGTACTTCAAGTCAGAAAAGCTACACATGATTCGCATGAGGAACCCCTGGGGAGAAAAGGAGTGGAGCGGACCATGGAGTGATAG CTCAGAAGAGTGGAAGAAAGTGAgcaagagtgagagagagaaactgggCGTCACTGTTCAGGATGATGGAGAGTTTTG GATGAACTTTGAGGATTTCTGTCACTACTTCACCGACCTGATCCTGTGTCGACTGATAAACACGTCTTACTTGAGCATTCATAAGACCTGGGAGGAGGAGGTGATGAGGGGCTCCTGGATCCACCGGGACGACCCGCTCCGCAACCGCGCCGGAGGCTGCATTAACCATAAAGCCACATTTCTTCAAAACCCACAG TACGTTTTTGATGTGAGAAAAGTGGAAGACGAGGTGCTGATCTGCCTGCAACAAAAGGAACGCAGAGCTACTCCTAAGGAGGGCAAAGGCGAGAACCTGGCCATTGGATTTGACATCCATAGG GTGGAGTTGAATAGGAAATACAGAATGCACTCGGCTCAGCAGAAGGTCGCAGGGTCGATCTACATCAACTCTCGCTGCGTCTTTCTGAGGAAAGAGCTAAAGGAGGGACGTTACGTCATCATCCCCACAACCTTTGACCCAGGTCAACAAGGAGAGTTTCTGCTCAGAGTCTTCACTGATGTGCCTTCAGACTGCAA AGAATTAACTCTGGACGAGCCTCCACAGACATGCTGGACTGGGATGTGTGGTTACCCTCAGCTGGTCACCCAGGTGCATGTGTTAAGTGCC AAGAACCTGCAGGGCCAAGATGCCAATGGAG CCTCTGACCCATATGTGATCATCACCTGTGAGGGGGAGAAGGTTCGTTCCCCCGTGCACAAAGACACACGCTGCCCCAATTTTGACGTTAAAGGAATATTCTACCGTAAAAAACCAAAGGAAGGCATTCACATCGAG ATCTACAATAAGAATGTGATTGTTGACACCTTCCTGGGCCAGGTGACCCTCTTTAGTGACCCTAACGACCGTCAAGAGCAGCACACGGTCTACCTTAAAGACAAGGGTAGTCGTCAAGACAACAACCTTCCAGGCACGCTGACTGTGCGCCTGATCACCTGCACCACTTTAACTAACATCTGA